Within Bacteroidota bacterium, the genomic segment TGTAGCTGCTTAACTTTGGCCGAATGCAGTTTTTGATGCGCCCATGAAGCCAAAATCGCCCGCCAAAAAGTCGATGCAAAACGTCAAATTCGATTCGATCGACGAATTGCTGGAGTTTTTACCTGAGGATCAACTCAAACTCACGGACTTTCTGCGCCAACTCATCTTCCAATGCGTGCCTGAGATCGAGGAAAAACTCTCCTTCAACGTCCCGTTTTACCGGCGGAACAAAGGCATTTTTTTCATTTGGCCGGGTGCAGTGAGCTGGGGAAAGGTCACCCACGAAGGCGTGCGCTTCGGCTTTCAACAAGGCTACCGGATGTCAGACGAAATCGGCTACCTCGACCGCGGCAACCGGAAACAGGTGTTTTATCGTGATTTCAAGCGCCTGCAAGACATCGATGTCGAATTGTTGACGGCCTATCTCTACGAAGCCGTGCTGGCGGATGGAGAAGTGAAAAGTTATAAGTGAAAAACGAAAAGTGATTGGTGATACGACTGCAAGGAT encodes:
- a CDS encoding DUF1801 domain-containing protein, whose product is MKPKSPAKKSMQNVKFDSIDELLEFLPEDQLKLTDFLRQLIFQCVPEIEEKLSFNVPFYRRNKGIFFIWPGAVSWGKVTHEGVRFGFQQGYRMSDEIGYLDRGNRKQVFYRDFKRLQDIDVELLTAYLYEAVLADGEVKSYK